One genomic window of Desulfuromonas sp. AOP6 includes the following:
- the cls gene encoding cardiolipin synthase has translation MLYWILGWVLTLFGLWSAGHALLNKRDPRSALIWIVLCVGVPGVGAFFYWVLGVNRIRSTAKDWQLRGQGMFWRENELCPWSFDHGMDQPFRLENFCAQLALADQVTRRPLLQGNKITPLHNGEEAYPAMLQSLAAARQTIFLSTYIFDSDGIGFQFAEALRVAAERGVDVRVLVDGLGERYSYPPIRRQFKKSKVRYVRFLPPSLSGRGIHLNLRNHRKLLVVDGETGYTGGMNIGERHLARRQDPGRVVDVHFCVEGPVVGQLQEAFLEDWSFATREPFKNITYPPAPDAGHAFCRGISAGPNEDFEKLVWLLIGALNCARSRVRIMTPYFIPDRAMIFAINTAALRGVRVEILLPEKNNLPYVDWATRSYLWELLQHGVAVYYQPPPFVHSKLLLVDDHYAQIGSANLDPRSLRLNFEFTMEIYDRSFVEEMARHFDRVREGSARMTLEKIDARPLWQKIRDAAVKLFSPYL, from the coding sequence TTGCTGTATTGGATCCTAGGATGGGTACTGACGCTTTTCGGTCTCTGGTCGGCCGGGCACGCGCTCCTCAATAAACGCGATCCGCGTTCCGCGCTGATTTGGATCGTGCTGTGCGTCGGTGTGCCGGGTGTGGGAGCCTTTTTTTACTGGGTGCTCGGGGTTAACCGCATTCGCTCCACCGCCAAGGACTGGCAGCTGCGGGGTCAGGGGATGTTCTGGCGTGAAAACGAGCTGTGTCCCTGGTCCTTCGACCATGGCATGGACCAGCCCTTTCGCCTCGAAAACTTCTGTGCCCAGCTGGCGCTGGCTGACCAGGTGACGCGGCGGCCGCTGCTGCAGGGAAACAAAATCACGCCTCTTCACAACGGCGAAGAAGCCTATCCCGCCATGCTGCAAAGCCTGGCGGCGGCCCGACAGACCATTTTTCTCTCCACCTACATATTCGATTCGGACGGCATCGGCTTTCAATTCGCCGAAGCCCTCAGGGTGGCAGCCGAGCGTGGTGTGGATGTCCGGGTTCTGGTCGATGGCCTTGGGGAGCGTTATTCGTATCCACCCATCCGCCGGCAGTTCAAGAAATCGAAGGTGCGCTATGTGCGCTTTCTGCCCCCGTCTTTATCGGGGCGGGGGATCCATCTCAACCTGCGCAATCATCGCAAGCTGCTGGTGGTGGATGGCGAAACCGGTTATACCGGCGGCATGAATATCGGTGAACGTCACCTGGCGCGACGCCAGGATCCTGGACGCGTGGTAGACGTACACTTTTGTGTGGAAGGACCTGTGGTCGGCCAGTTGCAGGAGGCTTTTCTGGAGGACTGGTCCTTTGCTACCCGCGAACCTTTTAAAAACATCACCTATCCTCCGGCACCCGATGCGGGGCATGCTTTCTGTCGAGGCATCAGCGCCGGCCCCAATGAAGATTTTGAAAAGCTGGTGTGGCTGCTCATTGGTGCCCTAAACTGTGCACGCAGCCGGGTGCGCATCATGACCCCTTACTTCATTCCCGACAGGGCGATGATTTTCGCCATCAATACGGCGGCGTTAAGGGGCGTCCGGGTCGAGATTCTACTGCCGGAAAAGAACAATCTTCCCTATGTCGATTGGGCCACCCGCTCTTATCTGTGGGAACTCCTTCAGCACGGTGTCGCCGTCTACTACCAGCCCCCGCCCTTTGTGCACAGCAAGCTGCTGCTGGTAGACGATCACTATGCCCAGATCGGCTCGGCGAACCTGGACCCACGTAGCCTGCGGCTTAATTTCGAATTTACGATGGAGATCTACGACCGCAGCTTCGTAGAAGAAATGGCTCGCCACTTTGATCGGGTCAGGGAAGGGTCTGCCCGCATGACTCTAGAAAAGATCGATGCCCGGCCACTCTGGCAAAAAATTCGTGATGCCGCAGTGAAGCTATTTTCCCCCTACCTGTAG